The genomic segment TGAAGGCAGGACCCTGTGGGGTCTGCTGAGCCGCTGGTGACCTCGGGCACCCCGACATCCCCAGGTTGTGGAgccccagggctcagctgcctgctgctcccctttcccctgcagAAGCCCTGCTGACGGGGGTAGTGGTGCAGAGCCCCCCCTCCTTTCCCCGCAGAGAGGCTGGATGTCACATCCCAGCTACGCTTTGGGTGGGACGAGGGCTGAACCCCAAGAGAAGGggcctctctctgctccttgcCTGCACCCACGGCTCCCTGGCACTCGAGATCGGCTCTAATCCCAACTCCATCACCTCGCTCTGCCTGCACGCAGACAAATGCCCAAGCACAGCTTCACACTCCAAAAAGTCCAAGTTGTCTCCACCTGGCAGGCACAGTGGAAAAACCACCGAGACCTTCACCTTCCAGCTCCCGTTCACATGGAGCTGAAAAGCCAATCTCCTTTGAAGTGTCCCGTGCGCAATAGCCCGGGCTGCGGAAAAGGAAACATCTCCCTGCTCCCGAGCAGGGGATACCACGGACCCCCAAAGAGACATCATCCCCCAGCAGGGGCAGGTCCCTGGGGATTTGTGGAGCAGCAGAGTCCAGAAAGACCAAGAAAcggagcaggaggaaagggcCAGACTGGAACAGATCCCAGGGATAGGGGGAAGAGCAGAGATTGTTTCCCTGGTCCCAGGGAAGAGATTTGGGGTGCAAATCCAGCCTGATGCAATTCAGCCCTGCATACTTGCAAAGAGGGGGTTGTCTTTCCTCTGTCCTGATCCCAGTAAGAGCATCCCTCCCGAACAGAGTGCCAGGGATGGTGCTAAGCTCCATCAGCAAAAAGCCAGTGGAGCTTCAGAGCTGCCCAGTGtcaaccacagcagcagcagaggcacaaATCCTGCCCTCCCAGATGCTGAAGGGGAAGGGTGAGAGCAGGGGGGAGCCCGCACCAGGTATCCAGAGCCCCTGCAATCCACTGGGATTAATCCCAGGATCACATCCTTCTCCTGCAccttccagctccaggagcaggtCGGAGGAGGCCAGACTGCACAGCCCTGTGGTGGATCAGCCAGTGGGGTCCTGTCCCCAGCAGGGACCCTGTGACAGTGACTGTGCACATAACCAGGGTGCTTGAAAAGCCCCATCTCCTGGCCCGGGGACCCCATGAAGCTCCTCATGAAAGTGGAGAGAGCGGGTCACCCCCTCCAAGCTGAAGGACCCACTTAGGTGCCCTCAAGGAGTGCCACTGCCCCCTCCTATCCCCCTGAGTCCCCAGCGTCCCTGCCAGGGAGGACAGTGGCCCTGCTACTGCCAGGCAGGGACCTGGGAGGTCCGATTTAATCCtggatgtggaaaaaaaaaaaggtgctttttgTGCTCATTCCTGCCTTTTGGGCTTAACCCCCCACCGggaccaccccccccccccctcctggCCTGTGTTCTTCTGGGGGGAGTCACTGGGGCAgtggggggagcagaggagccGTGGGGCAGCCAGGCAAGGGGAGGGCAGACGGCTTGCGGGGGGGCCAGGGGTGTttgggggagggcaggggcacGAAGCCAAATGCCCCCTTCTGCTTTCCAAGTCTCAGAGCTGGTTGCCTTGGGCTGATGTGTCATTTGTTCCTGCCAAGGAAGAGGGgacacccccccacaccccccttCTTTAAATTCCTACTATTGTGAAGTGGGAGGCACGTTGGACCTGGTGTTTAGATGACATCACCGAGCAGGTTGGGTTATAAAATGAATGAAGCAGAAAGCCCAAGTTCACAAGCTCGGCACTTTGCAGGCGGCAAGAGGGACCTCGCGGCTCCGCTCTGAACTTTGACTCCCGTCGGTCCCGGCCTCTCCCCGGGGCTGCCCTCGGCTccccgctgccccccccccggctcccttcccgcccggccccgcaggATGCAGATCTCATCCTTGCTGGCTGGTGGACTTTTACTCGCGCTGCTCTCCGTCAGGCTGGAGGCGAAGCCGGCGTCTCAGCTCCCACAGAAGGTACGGCGGGGGCTGCCCTCGgctctcccttctcttcccgTCCCGCTGAGGGCCCTAACGGCACAGGGAGGGGACGTGGGGTGACTGTGGGGTGGCAGAGTCAGTGCAAAGGGGGGTCTTTCTTTCCCCACGGGCTATTTGACTGCAAAGGGACTCCCTGCTTCTCCAGGCTGTCCTAAACGGGCGTGGGGACATCAGCCCCAGACTAGAGGCTGGAGGGGGACACTGTGTGCCCTGTACCCCACGGGATCAGCGCCAGGGAGGGTGGCAGTCTGCTCCCCGGCGTCACCCTGGGGACCCCGCTATGCCGGGCACTTGGGAAGGGGAGCAGAgccggggcagggcaggcagcaggtgCACGGTGGGCACGGTGAGAGGCAGTCCTGACCAAACGGCCCAGGCAGGAGCATCCGGGGTGTCCCCCGGGGAAGGGGTGCCTCAAATGGGGGTATCCCAGGGACCTGGATGTCCCGAGATGCTGAGGAAGAGGGATGCACCAGAGGCCACCTGCACTGGGTGGCACTGCCCAGAGGGCCGGGCAGAGATGGGGACACAGAGTGAGGGGTGCCCCAGCAGTGGGATAGGAGTGGTGGGTTCCTTGTAAGGAACTGGGGTGCAGGCTGCAGAGAAAGGGGTGATACGGGGTGGGTTGTCAGGGAGGTGAATGAAGGTGAGCATTCCCAGGGCTTGGTAAGCAGAAGCTCCGAGTAGGGAGATGGGGAGATGGGGAGCAGAGATGGGGCCTGGGAGATGGGGGGCAGAGATGGAAGGTGGTGTGTCCCCCTAATTGTGGGTCAGAACTGGAAGAGTGGGGGCACCCAGAGAGTATTAACTaggggagggagcagaaaggaaagggaaccCAGATCTCCCCATCACTGCTGGGGACACTCTGcaaggcagcagtgcagggggagctggggggcagGACCCCCCCACCATAATCTGAAGAGCTCTGTGAACTGGTGGGGGACGCAGTCACCGAAGGGACCTGAAAGGAAAGGACCTGCCAGCTTTCAGGCCCCTTCAGATCAATGGCAGAGGATAGGGTGATGGGACAGCTGGGGGTGCAGCACCACCAGCCCTTTTGAGGGGACATGCAGTGACCGGGGCACTGCCGGGAGAGGGCAGGAAGACACCGCTATAGTGTGGGTCAGGGGGATGCTCTGACACCAGGGAAGGGAGCATAGATTTAGGGAGGAAAGAGGATTGCCTTGGGCACAGCCGCGGGGTGATGGGCTGCGCTGCCGGGCACCGACCCCAAACCCGGGTTTGCGTCGGCGGGGGCGTGGTGGTGACACACGGACCCCGCTGCGCGTCCTTAACGGGGGGTTCCCAACGCCGGCGGGGTCGCTGGGGGCGACGGCGCTCTgaccctctcccctctccacaGGCGTCCCGCGGGtcggcggcggcagcagcagcggcggcagcgggtCCGCCCGAGACGGCGGAGCGGGAGAAGGAGCGGGAGAAAGAGCGGGAGAAggagcggagcggcggcgg from the Chiroxiphia lanceolata isolate bChiLan1 chromosome 10, bChiLan1.pri, whole genome shotgun sequence genome contains:
- the NPPC gene encoding C-type natriuretic peptide, with translation MQISSLLAGGLLLALLSVRLEAKPASQLPQKASRGSAAAAAAAAAGPPETAEREKEREKEREKERSGGGGSGPREAREARAEARPRAGWARLLQDPPGRRHKGLHKKGLGKGCFGLKLDRIGAMSGLGC